A section of the Amblyomma americanum isolate KBUSLIRL-KWMA chromosome 2, ASM5285725v1, whole genome shotgun sequence genome encodes:
- the LOC144121695 gene encoding uncharacterized protein LOC144121695 isoform X1, producing MQREQDGSPCWDPGRGICFSGRCYAIRSNAQEFNNQQDFNEMQQVLRRFRRHSHSRTLRKFKRQIFESLRSKIEHEKERLLGSFEDSSSEESSSSSSRNKKKREKHSSRASHKKRNKHGDLRRRIIDSRERLERRRERLREYLAEKREERHRRREELAEKVTTAAATVATFLKERLQNATDRVKDTLRLDEHKEDKRELEKSGKVGTLGSFNGGTRGPTPGIYSKPKVDKISGSSFLSPNGETPRRASTKVDRHPVRGYREREVGRRTFEAKTGNGTHGAAGNAFGVREAGVSRGNPLVVKPPVVTSERGKLREAAEINRPGAKPAVISKTDHKFNASSIPETENIPKKTIRKPLEGISEMKRKEESENVLVVPKTPALGPVTRARAPKKTNETIRTPRPAVPDAKSELTTLPPNKPRGGSTNLTIPKITEKPVPKIAPPAVPQAETGLPAHPPNRPQSVLTPLTPIIPEKPVVEITPPVVREAKTELPALPPSKPQGAPTPMTRPKISEKPVPEIAPPAVPEDKTELPALAPSRRASAPTAVSLPNIPEEPVPEKAPPSVPEAKTELPALAPSRPPSAPTAITPPKIAEKPVPEIAPPAVPEDKTVLPALAPSMPPSAPTPMTPPKIAENTVPEIAPPAVPEDKTVLPALAPSIPPSSLTPMTPPKIAEKPAPEIPPPAVTEDKAELPALAPSIPPSVPTPMTPPRILGKPEAETASPAVPEAFASNKKQSARTPLTMPMITEKPLPESSLGAGLRSNATPTPTAKPESVRNAPLARPGTTPTFSKPDVRKPASFSFEKTPTKNAPSNIRRENIPSRIRIGHPGLGRSEEQRMWRGYVQPGFRGSSSFRPATRLSGTLPWQGWPSISQEFPQAIGARASNQPRKITNKYNRIFSTSRNLGRGEGRSTWLAMIPFSTFLLRLKKFEVLQKVPVWYPLTSEYLLCKGIHWQPNYFLTLPFKNALQTSQSSGRTPAMNPSLLKRNDFRRLFSSAMLTARLISRNQKPPFVHPPVSKGQGLWSHWQRQHPVNGQHLHIYHGKAVVPRGAYLRAAKPKGETSVFRVWPWHRIYARQVLNKFTKAESYPRAPSVLSTIRNKIAYPSLLA from the exons GACCCCGGACGAGGTATTTGCTTTAGTGGCAGATGTTATGCAATACGTTCCAATGCCCAGGAGTTCAACAACCAGCAGGACTTCAATGAAATGCAACAAGTACTTCGCCGCTTCAGAAGACACTCGCACTCAA GAACGCTCCGCAAATTCAAGAGGCAGATATTTGAAAGCCTACGTTCCAAAATCGAACACGAAAAAGAGAGATTATTGGGAAGTTTCGAAGACTCGTCGTCGGAAGAAAGCTCCTCCTCCAGTAgccgaaacaaaaagaaaagagaaaagcacagTTCAAGAGCAagccacaaaaaaagaaataagcatGGGGATCTTCGAAGACGAATTATTGATTCCAGGGAAAGGCTCGAACGTAGGCGGGAGCGTCTACGGGAGTACTTGGCGGAAAAAAGAGAGGAACGCCACCGAAGGCGAGAGGAGCTGGCGGAAAAAGTAACAACAGCGGCCGCCACGGTTGCCACCTTTTTGAAAGAACGGCTTCAGAACGCCACAGATCGCGTGAAAGACACGCTACGGCTTGACGAACACAAAGAAGACAAAAGAGAGCTAGAGAAGTCGGGAAAGGTAGGCACGTTAGGCTCTTTCAACGGAGGTACTAGAGGACCAACACCAGGAATCTACAGCAAGCCGAAAGTCGATAAAATATCAGGATCTTCCTTCCTTTCGCCTAATGGCGAAACACCAAGGCGAGCTTCGACAAAAGTGGATAGGCACCCTGTTCGCGGATACCGAGAAAGGGAAGTAGGAAGAAGGACATTTGAAGCAAAAACTGGTAATGGCACACATGGAGCCGCGGGGAACGCCTTCGGAGTCAGGGAAGCTGGTGTTTCCAGGGGAAACCCCCTTGTCGTGAAACCCCCTGTCGTTACTTCAGAACGTGGAAAATTACGAGAAGCGGCTGAGATTAATAGGCCTGGTGCTAAGCCAGCTGTTATTAGTAAAACCGACCATAAATTCAACGCCAGCTCAATTCCTGAAACAGAAAACATTCCCAAGAAAACAATCAGAAAGCCTCTGGAAGGCATCTCGGAGATGAAGCgaaaagaagaaagcgaaaaCGTGCTTGTTGTTCCGAAGACACCAGCGTTAGGGCCAGTTACTCGGGCCAGAGCTCCTAAGAAAACAAATGAAACTATCCGAACACCACGTCCCGCTGTTCCAGATGCAAAATCCGAATTAACAACGCTTCCACCTAATAAACCACGCGGAGGATCCACTAATCTCACCATACCAAAGATTACTGAAAAGCCCGTGCCCAAAATAGCACCTCCCGCTGTTCCACAAGCGGAAACCGGATTACCAGCACACCCACCTAATAGACCGCAAAGTGTACTCACTCCTTTGACACCAATTATTCCTGAAAAGCCAGTTGTCGAAATAACGCCTCCCGTTGTTCGAGAAGCGAAAACCGAATTACCAGCCCTCCCACCTAGTAAACCACAAGGTGCACCCACTCCTATGACACGGCCAAAGATTTCTGAAAAACCGGTGCCCGAAATAGCACCTCCCGCTGTTCCAGAAGACAAAACTGAATTACCAGCACTCGCACCCAGTAGACGCGCAAGTGCACCCACTGCTGTGTCACTACCAAATATTCCAGAAGAGCCGGTGCCCGAAAAAGCACCTCCCTCCGTTCCAGAAGCCAAAACCGAATTACCAGCGCTCGCACCTAGTAGACCACCAAGTGCGCCCACTGCTATCACACCGCCAAAGATTGCTGAAAAGCCGGTGCCCGAAATAGCACCTCCCGCTGTTCCAGAAGACAAAACCGTATTGCCAGCACTCGCACCCAGCATGCCACCAAGTGCACCCACTCCTATGACACCGCCAAAGATTGCTGAAAACACGGTGCCCGAAATAGCACCTCCCGCTGTTCCAGAAGACAAAACCGTATTACCAGCACTCGCACCCAGTATACCACCAAGTTCACTCACTCCTATGACACCTCCAAAGATTGCTGAAAAGCCGGCACCAGAAATACCACCTCCCGCTGTTACAGAAGACAAAGCCGAATTACCAGCACTCGCACCGAGTATACCACCAAGTGTACCCACTCCTATGACACCGCCAAGGATTCTGGGAAAGCCGGAGGCGGAAACAGCATCTCCCGCTGTTCCAGAAGCATTCGCATCTAATAAAAAACAAAGCGCGCGCACTCCTTTAACAATGCCAATGATTACTGAAAAGCCGCTCCCAGAATCTTCTTTGGGCGCCGGTTTGAGAAGTAATGCTACTCCAACACCTACTGCAAAACCGGAGTCTGTAAGGAACGCCCCTCTCGCACGTCCAGGCACCACTCCAACGTTCTCAAAGCCTGATGTCAGAAAACCAGCTTCGTTCTCGTTTGAAAAAACTCCCACAAAGAACGCGCCCTCTAATATCAGGAGAGAAAACATTCCTTCACGAATCCGAATCGGACATCCAGGATTGGGGCGATCCGAAGAACAACGAATGTGGCGAGGATACGTGCAGCCTGGATTCAGAGGTTCCTCGTCTTTCAGACCTGCAACAAGGCTTTCTGGGACTCTGCCTTGGCAAGGGTGGCCGTCCATTTCTCAAGAATTCCCGCAAGCCATCGGTGCCCGGGCTTCTAATCAACCTAGAAAAATCACCAACAAATATAATAGAATATTTTCGACATCTAGGAACCTCGGTAGAGGTGAGGGGAGAAGTACTTGGTTGGCAATGATTCCATTTTCAACATTCCTACTTCGATTGAAAAAGTTTGAGGTGCTGCAGAAAGTTCCTGTATGGTATCCTCTAACATCAGAGTATCTCTTGTGCAAAGGAATTCATTGGCAGCCGAATTATTTCCTAACGCTGCCATTCAAAAATGCATTACAAACATCTCAATCAAGTGGCCGTACCCCCGCAATGAATCCAAGCCTTCTGAAGAGAAATGATTTCAGGAGATTATTTAGTTCAGCAATGCTTACTGCCAGACTAATTTCGCGGAACCAAAAGCCTCCCTTTGTCCATCCGCCTGTGAGCAAGGGCCAAGGGCTATGGTCACATTGGCAAAGGCAGCATCCGGTAAATGGACAACACCTCCACATTTATCATGGGAAAGCTGTTGTTCCGCGAGGAGCGTACCTTAGGGCTGCAAAACCTAAAGGCGAGACCTCAGTCTTTCGTGTGTGGCCATGGCATCGTATTTATGCACGACAGGTGCTAAACAAATTTACCAAAGCGGAGAGCTATCCAAGAGCTCCTTCGGTATTGTCTACCATCCGAAACAAAATCGCGTACCCTTCTTTGTTGGCGTGA